In Camelina sativa cultivar DH55 chromosome 16, Cs, whole genome shotgun sequence, a single window of DNA contains:
- the LOC104751717 gene encoding probable protein phosphatase 2C 17 isoform X1 yields the protein MSLATRFINSIGLVVVAQKTNSGKGRNGEGGIKYGFSLIKGKSNHSMEDYHVAKFINLNDNELGIFAIFDGHKGDSVPAYLQKHLFPNILKDGEFLVGPRRAIAKAYENTDQMILSDTGSDLDSGGSTAVTAILINGKVLWIANVGDSRAILSRRGKAKQLSVDHDPDDDSERSMIESKGGFVTNRPGDVPQVNGLLAVSRVFGDKNLKAYLNSEPDIKDVTIESHTEFLILASDGISKVMTNQEAVDVVKKVRDPKEAAKQLIAEALKRNSKDDISCIVIRFRLESSFASRI from the exons ATGAGTTTAGCGACCCGATTTATCAACTCTATTGGATTG GTTGTGGTAGCACAAAAGACTAACTCGGGTAAAGGAAGAAACGGTGAAGGAGGAATCAAGTATGGATTTAGTTTGATAAAAGGGAAGTCTAATCATTCAATGGAGGATTACCACGTTGCTAAGTTTATCAATCTCAACGACAATGAATTGGGGATTTTTGCTATCTTTGATGGTCATAAAGGTGATAGTGTACCTGCTTATTTGCAGAAGCATCTCTTCCCTAACATCCTCAAAGAT GGAGAGTTCTTGGTGGGTCCACGAAGAGCGATTGCGAAAGCTTATGAGAATACAGACCAAATGATTTTATCAGATACTGGTTCTGATTTAGATAGTGGTGGTTCGACAGCTGTGACTGCGATTTTGATTAATGGGAAAGTTTTGTGGATAGCTAATGTTGGAGATTCTCGAGCAATTCTTTCTCGTAGAGGTAAAGCAAAACAGTTGAGTGTAGATCATGATCCTGATGATGATAGTGAGAGGAGTATGATTGAGAGTAAAGGTGGATTTGTTACCAACAGACCAG GAGATGTTCCTCAAGTGAACGGTTTGTTAGCTGTCTCTCGGGTCTTTGGAGACAAAAACCTCAAAGCATATCTGAATTCAGAGCCTGACATTAAGGATGTTACCATTGAAAGTCACACAGAGTTTCTTATTCTGGCTAGTGATGGTATTTCCAAG GTGATGACAAACCAAGAAGCAGTTGATGTAGTTAAGAAGGTTAGAGATCCAAAGGAAGCAGCGAAGCAACTAATAGCTGAAGCATTGAAAAGAAACAGTAAGGATGACATATCTTGCATCGTTATCCGATTTAGACTCGAGTCGAGCTTTGCTTCACGTATATGA
- the LOC104751717 gene encoding probable protein phosphatase 2C 17 isoform X2, with protein sequence MPKFCCSRSSTRVVVAQKTNSGKGRNGEGGIKYGFSLIKGKSNHSMEDYHVAKFINLNDNELGIFAIFDGHKGDSVPAYLQKHLFPNILKDGEFLVGPRRAIAKAYENTDQMILSDTGSDLDSGGSTAVTAILINGKVLWIANVGDSRAILSRRGKAKQLSVDHDPDDDSERSMIESKGGFVTNRPGDVPQVNGLLAVSRVFGDKNLKAYLNSEPDIKDVTIESHTEFLILASDGISKVMTNQEAVDVVKKVRDPKEAAKQLIAEALKRNSKDDISCIVIRFRLESSFASRI encoded by the exons ATGCCCAAGTTCTGCTGTTCTCGTTCTTCTACACGA GTTGTGGTAGCACAAAAGACTAACTCGGGTAAAGGAAGAAACGGTGAAGGAGGAATCAAGTATGGATTTAGTTTGATAAAAGGGAAGTCTAATCATTCAATGGAGGATTACCACGTTGCTAAGTTTATCAATCTCAACGACAATGAATTGGGGATTTTTGCTATCTTTGATGGTCATAAAGGTGATAGTGTACCTGCTTATTTGCAGAAGCATCTCTTCCCTAACATCCTCAAAGAT GGAGAGTTCTTGGTGGGTCCACGAAGAGCGATTGCGAAAGCTTATGAGAATACAGACCAAATGATTTTATCAGATACTGGTTCTGATTTAGATAGTGGTGGTTCGACAGCTGTGACTGCGATTTTGATTAATGGGAAAGTTTTGTGGATAGCTAATGTTGGAGATTCTCGAGCAATTCTTTCTCGTAGAGGTAAAGCAAAACAGTTGAGTGTAGATCATGATCCTGATGATGATAGTGAGAGGAGTATGATTGAGAGTAAAGGTGGATTTGTTACCAACAGACCAG GAGATGTTCCTCAAGTGAACGGTTTGTTAGCTGTCTCTCGGGTCTTTGGAGACAAAAACCTCAAAGCATATCTGAATTCAGAGCCTGACATTAAGGATGTTACCATTGAAAGTCACACAGAGTTTCTTATTCTGGCTAGTGATGGTATTTCCAAG GTGATGACAAACCAAGAAGCAGTTGATGTAGTTAAGAAGGTTAGAGATCCAAAGGAAGCAGCGAAGCAACTAATAGCTGAAGCATTGAAAAGAAACAGTAAGGATGACATATCTTGCATCGTTATCCGATTTAGACTCGAGTCGAGCTTTGCTTCACGTATATGA
- the LOC104753905 gene encoding probable mitochondrial adenine nucleotide transporter BTL2, protein ADDGRTFLAPLERLKLEYTVRGEQRSLFVVAKSIATTQGLTGFWKGNLLNVLRTAPFKAVNFCAYDTYRKQLLRIAGNQEATNFERFVAGAAAGITATVLCLPLDTIRTKLVARGGETLGGIAGAFRYMIQNEGLFSLYKGLVPSIASMALSGAVFYGVYDILKSSYLHTPEGLKRLKDMKQQGQEINALDRLELGPIRTLMYGAVAGACTEVATYPFEVVRRQLQMQMGKNKLNALAMGFNIIERGGIPALYAGLLPSLLQVLPSASISYFVYECMKIVLKVE, encoded by the exons GCTGATGATGGCAGAACATTCTTAGCACCACTTGAGagactaaagcttgaatatacAGTTCGTGGTGAGCAAAGGAGTTTGTTTGTGGTGGCTAAGTCAATTGCGACCACGCAGGGTTTGACAGGATTCTGGAAAGGTAATTTGCTCAATGTTCTCCGAACCGCTCCTTTCAAAGCCGTCAATTTTTGTGCCTACGATACGTATAGAAAGCAATTGCTTAGAATCGCTGGGAATCAAGAAGCTACCAACTTTGAAAGATTCGTTGCTGGAGCTGCTGCTGGGATTACTGCTACTGTACTCTGCTTGCCACTTGACACT ATACGAACCAAACTAGTTGCTCGGGGTGGAGAAACCTTGGGCGGAATCGCTGGAGCTTTCCGGTATATGATCCAAAACGAAGGGTTGTTTTCACTCTACAAGGGTCTAGTTCCTTCCATAGCAAGCATGGCTTTGTCAGGTGCAGTTTTCTATGGCGTTTACGACATCCTTAAATCATCTTATCTGCATACACCAGAAGGCCTGAAAAGACTGAAAGACATGAAGCAGCAGGGACAAGAAATCAATGCTCTAGACCGGCTCGAGTTAGGACCCATCAGAACTCTCATGTACGGTGCTGTTGCTGGTGCCTGTACTGAAGTAGCCACTTATCCGTTCGAAGTAGTGAGACGGCAGCTTCAGATGCAGATGGGTAAAAACAAGCTCAATGCTTTAGCTATGGGATTCAATATCATTGAGAGAGGAGGGATCCCAGCTTTATACGCTGGACTTTTACCTAGCTTGCTCCAG GTATTGCCTTCGGCTTCAATAAGTTACTTTGTCTACGAGTGTATGAAGATAGTACTTAAAGTAGAATGA
- the LOC104751716 gene encoding multifunctional methyltransferase subunit TRM112-like protein At1g78190, translating into MRLIVHNMLSCNIRGVANKFPLRIEPKKIIVKEVDFNPDFLKHMIAKIDWKALVDGARSMGYTELPDHAPDTTTLESDESFLRKFHHSLLELHLEEGSLVCSETGRKFPVNKGIPNMLLHEDEV; encoded by the coding sequence atgaggtTGATAGTACACAACATGTTGTCTTGCAACATTAGAGGAGTGGCTAACAAGTTTCCTCTGCGTATCGAACCCAAGAAGATAATCGTCAAAGAGGTCGATTTCAACCCGGACTTTCTCAAGCACATGATCGCCAAGATTGATTGGAAGGCTCTCGTGGACGGTGCACGTTCTATGGGTTACACCGAACTTCCCGATCACGCACCGGACACAACGACGCTTGAATCTGACGAATCCTTTCTCAGGAAATTTCACCACTCGTTGCTCGAGCTACATCTCGAAGAAGGCTCACTCGTCTGCTCAGAAACCGGTAGGAAGTTTCCGGTTAACAAAGGAATCCCCAATATGCTTCTCCACGAGGACGAGGTTTAA
- the LOC104751719 gene encoding 14-3-3-like protein GF14 epsilon, translated as MENEREKLIYLAKLACQTERYDDMIKSMRKVCEYDIELSKEEIDLLTTGYKKVMETKRDSLKVISTIGEVEDLKGNEQKVKLIKGKQEMVKDEFSNVCNDILFLIDAHLIPSTTNVESTIFFLRIKGDYYRYMAAFGSDAERKETADNSLEAYKVAMEMAEKSLAPTNLVRLGLALNFSVFSYDILNSTERASKLAKQAYDEAITELDGLDDKQKYKEKKVIIDMLKYNLSVWTSYHDHDEHSGIPKNKKDE; from the exons ATGGAGAACGAAAGAGAAAAACTCATTTACTTGGCTAAGCTCGCCTGCCAAACTGAAAGATATGATG ATATGATAAAATCGATGCGAAAAGTGTGTGAGTATGATATAGAGCTAAGCAAAGAGGAAATAGACCTATTAACAACTGGGTACAAGAAAGTGATGGAGACTAAGAGAGATTCATTGAAAGTAATATCAACCATTGGAGAAGTGGAAGACCTGAAAGGAAACGAGCAGAAAGTGAAATTGataaaaggaaaacaagaaaTGGTTAAAGATGAGTTTTCCAATGTTTGTAATGACATTTTGTTTCTCATCGATGCTCATCTCATCCCATCAACTACCAATGTGGAATCAACTATCTTTTTCCTCAGAAT CAAAGGAGATTATTATCGATACATGGCAGCGTTTGGTTCTGATGCTGAACGTAAAGAAACTGCTGACAATTCTCTTGAGGCATATAAG GTTGCAATGGAAATGGCAGAGAAAAGTTTAGCACCCACCAATCTGGTTAGACTCGGTTTGGCTTTGAACTTCTCTGTGTTCAGTTACGACATCCTTAATTCCACTGAAAG AGCATCTAAATTAGCTAAACAAGCTTACGATGAAGCAATCACCGAACTCGATGGCCTTGATGACAAGCAAAAatacaaagagaagaaagttaTCATAGATATGCTGAAATATAATCTTTCCGTGTGGACTTCATATCACGATCACGATG AACATTCTGGAATCCCGAAAAACAAGAAAGACGAGTAG
- the LOC104751718 gene encoding uncharacterized protein LOC104751718, translating to MTGCFSLSEAIERTYKSGFKRSGLRPVTIDLKDGTIVNFWVSKTRPDSKPKPNLLLIHGLGATAIWQWYDVARRLSRHFNLYIPDLVFFGGSSTTRPERSDIFQAQALMRALEALSVKKFSLVGLSYGGFVGYRMAAMFGDAVERVVICCAAVCVEEKDMKAGVFKVSDLDEASKILVPESVKKLRELMGYIFYKPALARLVPTCLLHDFIEHALTKDNMEEKREMIKAIPKDRIISEIPKLTQPTLIIWGEHDQVFPLDMGKRLEKHIGDNGRLVIIKRTGHIFNFERPKTFVKLLKSFLIETKPEIPVSNASV from the exons ATGACAGGTTGCTTTAGCTTGTCCGAAGCAATAGAACGAACTTACAAATCCGGTTTCAAAAGATCCGGTCTACGACCCGTAACCATCGATTTGAAAGACGGAACCATAGTCAACTTCTGGGTATCCAAAACCCGACCCGACTCCAAACCAAAACCCAACCTCCTCCTCATCCACGGCCTCGGAGCTACTGCCATTTGGCAATGGTACGACGTCGCTCGACGTCTCTCCCGTCATTTCAACCTCTACATCCCGGACCTCGTCTTCTTCGGTGGATCCTCAACAACCCGACCCGAAAGATCCGATATTTTCCAGGCCCAAGCGCTCATGCGGGCCTTAGAAGCCCTATCCGTCAAAAAATTCAGCCTCGTCGGTCTTAGCTACGGCGGGTTCGTTGGCTATCGGATGGCGGCGATGTTCGGAGACGCCGTGGAGAGGGTTGTAATATGCTGCGCCGCCGTTTGCGTGGAGGAGAAAGACATGAAAGCCGGCGTTTTCAAGGTGTCGGATCTTGACGAAGCTTCGAAGATTCTTGTGCCGGAGTCAGTGAAAAAGCTAAGGGAACTTATGGGTTACATCTTCTACAAACCTGCGTTGGCGAGACTGGTTCCTACTTGTCTCCTCCATGACTTCATCGAACAT GCATTGACCAAGGATAATATGGAAGAGAAGAGGGAAATGATCAAAGCCATACCAAAAGACAGAATAATCTCAGAGATTCCAAAGCTCACACAG CCAACATTGATCATATGGGGAGAGCATGATCAAGTGTTCCCATTGGATATGGGGAAGAGACTTGAGAAGCATATAGGAGATAATGGAAGACTCGTTATTATCAAAAGAACTGGTCATATCTTCAACTTCGAAAGACCCAAAACGTTTGTCAAACTTCTCAAATCTTTTCTCATCGAGACTAAACCAGAGATTCCTGTCTCTAATGCAAGTGTTTGA